A stretch of the Bdellovibrio sp. 22V genome encodes the following:
- a CDS encoding DUF2232 domain-containing protein — MKKTATPQKFITISSLSILLSMLTVVFGAPLLRVLRQAYGPWAFWVLGLVVTGAAWLLNAQPLALFIGSVWMTLGAYMEMEQRGLGWWISGLLSVALGSGAAGLGIIGAFNKTGINTYAEVQKLAEQFVQRVQQMNPAVKLDAAILVQQIPSAIVIVLIMALGVGLIFERRVFSWLNMPREKIASQLKLLEYRVPDYFIWVAMIAFLLTMVSFGGKAVAILAVNIVNVAIVLYFFQGLAVLEVFLNSIRAGVFTRVLTYIILVGQLLLILSVVGLIDYWIDFRGRIKKMKAASENN, encoded by the coding sequence ATGAAGAAGACAGCGACACCACAAAAATTCATCACAATTTCATCACTCTCGATTTTGTTGTCGATGCTGACGGTGGTTTTCGGCGCTCCCCTTCTTCGCGTGCTTCGCCAAGCCTACGGTCCTTGGGCTTTTTGGGTTCTCGGACTTGTAGTTACAGGAGCTGCGTGGCTCCTGAACGCTCAACCTCTCGCACTTTTTATAGGCTCTGTTTGGATGACTTTAGGGGCTTATATGGAAATGGAGCAAAGAGGACTTGGGTGGTGGATCTCAGGATTGTTGAGCGTTGCTCTTGGTTCCGGGGCTGCAGGCCTTGGTATTATCGGCGCCTTCAATAAGACAGGGATCAACACGTATGCTGAGGTACAGAAACTCGCAGAGCAATTCGTCCAACGTGTTCAACAAATGAATCCGGCGGTCAAATTAGATGCGGCGATCTTGGTTCAGCAAATCCCATCAGCCATCGTCATTGTTTTAATTATGGCGTTAGGTGTGGGGCTTATTTTTGAGAGAAGGGTTTTTTCATGGCTCAATATGCCCCGTGAGAAAATTGCCTCTCAGCTCAAGTTGTTAGAATATCGTGTGCCTGATTATTTTATTTGGGTTGCGATGATTGCCTTCCTTCTGACAATGGTGAGTTTTGGCGGTAAGGCCGTTGCCATCCTCGCAGTAAATATTGTGAACGTAGCTATCGTTCTTTATTTCTTTCAAGGGCTGGCAGTGTTGGAAGTATTTCTGAACTCGATAAGAGCCGGTGTGTTCACAAGAGTTCTGACATACATAATCTTGGTCGGCCAATTGCTACTTATTTTGAGTGTTGTTGGTTTGATCGATTACTGGATTGATTTCAGAGGCCGCATCAAAAAAATGAAGGCTGCTTCTGAAAACAACTAA
- the rpsF gene encoding 30S ribosomal protein S6 codes for METKTTAKMPYEVVVLMHPDATLEEQKDLFKKNKATIESYKGSINSLETWGKRTLATPIGKLRKAIYFHSTFEADTQAIAELERTMRINDKVLRFMHTRLDERVSLAKFMEGFKKGLAESAAREKEREAKMAARKAAFAAAKAERSERYDKGE; via the coding sequence ATGGAAACTAAAACGACTGCTAAAATGCCTTACGAAGTTGTCGTTCTTATGCACCCAGATGCAACTCTTGAAGAGCAAAAAGACCTTTTCAAGAAAAACAAAGCGACGATCGAATCTTACAAAGGTTCAATCAACTCTTTGGAAACTTGGGGTAAAAGAACTTTGGCGACTCCGATCGGCAAATTGAGAAAAGCGATCTACTTCCACTCTACATTCGAAGCAGATACTCAAGCTATCGCAGAGCTTGAAAGAACTATGCGTATCAACGACAAAGTTCTTCGCTTTATGCACACTCGCCTTGATGAGCGTGTTTCTTTGGCTAAATTCATGGAAGGCTTCAAAAAAGGTCTTGCTGAATCTGCTGCTCGTGAAAAAGAGCGCGAAGCTAAAATGGCTGCACGTAAAGCTGCATTTGCTGCTGCAAAAGCAGAACGTTCAGAACGCTACGACAAAGGCGAATAA
- a CDS encoding FHA domain-containing protein, with the protein MVTFIEIVDGPNEGSRFKVEEGLTLGRSNADIVVKDPKVSSRHAQFSLDGKGQFVLVDLESSNGIHINGRRVKKVALLPGVIFELGRTQFRVVTVEEELAIDFSRLITWRSILKDSLSNVEAPKKSKKARLQRFSPALKLTFIQGIQTDEEIILGYGPRKAGADSLDIELLDEEAPKEAFELHPGPGMVELKNKSPGRVTLNNKSIDAEMLKDGDLISIGNTLIKVSYL; encoded by the coding sequence ATGGTCACATTTATTGAGATAGTGGACGGTCCAAACGAAGGTTCTCGCTTTAAAGTCGAGGAGGGGCTTACTTTAGGCCGCTCCAACGCGGACATTGTCGTTAAAGATCCCAAGGTTTCCAGCCGTCATGCTCAGTTCTCATTAGATGGTAAAGGACAGTTTGTTCTGGTCGACTTAGAGTCGTCCAACGGCATTCATATCAATGGTCGCCGTGTGAAAAAAGTCGCGTTATTACCAGGGGTTATCTTTGAGCTTGGGCGCACTCAGTTTAGAGTCGTAACGGTCGAAGAAGAGCTCGCCATCGACTTCAGTCGCTTGATAACGTGGCGCAGTATTCTGAAAGACTCTTTGTCAAACGTTGAGGCTCCTAAAAAATCCAAAAAAGCCCGGCTTCAACGCTTCAGTCCTGCCCTGAAATTGACCTTTATTCAGGGCATACAGACGGATGAGGAAATTATTTTAGGCTACGGCCCCCGAAAGGCAGGGGCGGACTCCTTGGACATCGAACTGCTCGATGAGGAGGCTCCGAAAGAGGCCTTCGAACTTCATCCAGGTCCAGGGATGGTTGAATTAAAAAATAAATCTCCTGGTCGAGTGACTCTTAACAATAAATCCATAGATGCCGAAATGCTTAAAGATGGCGACTTGATTTCTATCGGAAACACCCTCATTAAGGTGAGCTATCTGTAA
- a CDS encoding alpha/beta hydrolase: METTPKTTGSFESFDGTSIYYEVRGEGEPLILVYGIACIINHWHHQVEYFTKKYKVITFDLRGHQKSAPVRDMNELTMDSLAKDVIGLMNHLGIDKAHFAGHSFGAPVILKVYDQKPQLFLSMTFINGFARNPIKGMFGLDVIEPFFFFVKSQYLAQPTLWNTLWKLAVENPMSVYVAALAGGFNLRVSHFKDIEIYARGVARLNLDVFIRLFEALMEYNGEPVLEKINVPALIISGEKDMVTPIRFQYHFKEKIKHSEFVLVPYGSHCTQLDFPDYTNLKMEKFLREVSRDGKL; this comes from the coding sequence ATGGAGACGACACCAAAAACAACCGGCAGCTTTGAGAGCTTTGACGGCACTTCAATTTACTACGAAGTGCGCGGCGAGGGTGAGCCGCTCATTCTGGTGTACGGCATCGCGTGCATTATCAATCATTGGCATCATCAAGTTGAATACTTCACAAAAAAATACAAAGTGATCACCTTCGATCTGCGTGGTCATCAGAAGAGCGCTCCGGTGCGCGACATGAATGAACTCACGATGGACTCGCTGGCAAAAGACGTGATTGGTTTAATGAACCATCTCGGCATCGACAAAGCCCATTTCGCGGGTCACAGCTTTGGCGCTCCGGTCATCTTAAAGGTTTACGATCAAAAGCCTCAGTTATTTCTTTCCATGACCTTCATCAACGGCTTTGCCAGAAATCCGATCAAAGGAATGTTTGGCCTTGATGTGATCGAGCCTTTCTTTTTCTTCGTGAAAAGTCAGTATCTCGCGCAACCGACGCTGTGGAATACTCTGTGGAAATTGGCTGTTGAAAATCCCATGTCCGTTTATGTGGCGGCCCTGGCCGGCGGCTTTAACTTGCGAGTGTCACACTTCAAAGATATTGAAATTTACGCTCGCGGTGTCGCGCGGTTGAACCTGGATGTCTTCATTCGTCTTTTCGAAGCTTTGATGGAGTACAACGGCGAACCTGTGCTTGAAAAAATCAACGTTCCCGCGCTGATTATTTCCGGTGAAAAAGATATGGTTACGCCGATACGTTTTCAATATCACTTTAAAGAAAAGATTAAACACTCTGAGTTTGTGCTGGTTCCTTACGGTTCACACTGCACGCAACTGGATTTCCCCGATTACACGAATCTAAAAATGGAAAAGTTTTTAAGAGAAGTAAGTCGCGATGGAAAGCTATAA
- a CDS encoding DUF3095 domain-containing protein → MESYKSFLERVPVFDDFLNIANSNYFVAVPSDWALILTDVKGSTKAVQAGRYQDVNMVGAASITALLNEFNNRNLPFVFGGDGATLLVPPELKKDAAAVLRRVQRWAQKEFGFELRGHYFELAEIYSSGQQLLIGKYQLSKGNEIYQFRGGALSVADERMKSLNGGMEVRPARLEKQPNLTGLSCRWLPLKTQRGTVLTVLAKATGPKEAQFSEYGLALATIREILGGDFRNACPTQEGALSVTWPPKTLFAEAKALPGFYPLRVGRTLLRTLFSFALFRFNISVGGFSPGRYRSEMISNSDFQKFDDILRMVLDCSNTQADKIEKFLLEREQAGALKFGVHRSSEALMTCLVHSASQNQHLHFIDGAHGGYTLAAVQLKRKATS, encoded by the coding sequence ATGGAAAGCTATAAAAGTTTTCTAGAACGCGTCCCTGTCTTTGATGACTTTCTTAATATCGCGAACAGCAACTATTTCGTGGCCGTGCCCAGCGACTGGGCGCTGATTCTGACAGACGTGAAGGGCTCAACGAAAGCAGTGCAAGCCGGCCGCTATCAAGACGTGAACATGGTCGGCGCGGCTAGCATCACCGCTCTTTTGAACGAATTTAACAATCGAAATTTGCCTTTTGTTTTTGGCGGAGACGGCGCCACTCTTCTTGTGCCGCCAGAACTTAAGAAGGATGCTGCCGCAGTCTTGCGTCGAGTGCAAAGATGGGCTCAAAAGGAATTCGGCTTTGAGCTGCGCGGTCACTATTTTGAATTGGCGGAAATTTACAGCTCCGGTCAGCAGCTCCTGATTGGGAAGTATCAATTATCAAAAGGAAATGAAATCTATCAGTTTCGTGGCGGAGCCCTTTCGGTCGCAGATGAAAGAATGAAGTCTCTAAATGGCGGCATGGAAGTTCGCCCTGCGCGCCTGGAAAAACAACCCAACCTCACCGGTCTTTCTTGTCGTTGGCTGCCTCTTAAAACTCAACGAGGCACTGTTCTTACCGTGCTTGCAAAAGCGACGGGTCCGAAAGAGGCGCAGTTTTCTGAATACGGCCTTGCGCTTGCCACGATTCGCGAAATTTTAGGCGGAGACTTCAGAAATGCCTGTCCTACGCAAGAAGGGGCGCTCAGCGTAACCTGGCCGCCAAAGACATTGTTTGCGGAAGCCAAAGCACTGCCAGGATTTTATCCTTTACGCGTGGGAAGGACTTTGTTGCGCACACTTTTTTCATTCGCGCTGTTTCGATTTAATATTTCAGTCGGTGGTTTTTCACCGGGGCGCTATCGCAGCGAGATGATTTCCAATTCCGATTTTCAAAAGTTTGATGACATCTTAAGAATGGTCTTAGACTGTTCAAACACTCAGGCTGATAAGATCGAAAAATTTCTTTTAGAACGAGAACAGGCGGGTGCACTTAAGTTTGGCGTGCATCGTTCTTCGGAAGCCCTTATGACATGCCTCGTGCATTCTGCAAGTCAGAATCAACATCTGCACTTTATTGACGGCGCTCACGGCGGCTATACTCTCGCTGCCGTACAGTTAAAAAGAAAAGCCACCTCGTAA
- a CDS encoding S8 family serine peptidase, protein MKRLIGRASKAAMAGLFFAGVNAFAAAPESVPGEFIVKLKDSVSAKSNINVLSQQLGSYVKDTIPGQNIVVIKRPVFEIQSNVVKSLSQNPLVDIVEPNYIYRINRAPNDPMLGQLWGMINTGQQDSQRRAGIAGVDIGAEQAWDITTGSKDVIVAVIDTGLNYNHPDLKDNVWVNEAELNGQAGIDDDGNGIVDDIHGANFVNANAPTGNPLDDHGHGSHCSGTIGATGNDGKGIVGVAWNVRIMGVKFLSASGSGSLDGALKGIDYATKMGAKIMSNSWGGGGYSETLKQAIERSNAAGALFVAAAGNESNNNDANPTYPATYDVPNVLSVAAVDNRGQIASFSNYGRNKVHVGAPGVNIVSSITDSAYDSWSGTSMATPHVSGMAVLLATNEPNLTNVEMKNRIIATSKPVAGLRGKVKGGMANAYAMLTNTLPEPDQNDPINWQTVPVSVSSAHPYKEKAKEEFEVRVPGAKQIALYFSKFDTERDYDKVELFDAKGNKVATISGKNDDSFSTPIDGEYVKIVFTSDDSVNRYGFDITKAAWK, encoded by the coding sequence ATGAAAAGGCTTATCGGAAGAGCCTCCAAAGCAGCCATGGCGGGTTTGTTTTTCGCTGGAGTTAACGCATTCGCAGCAGCACCTGAGTCCGTACCAGGCGAATTCATCGTTAAACTCAAAGATTCTGTTTCAGCTAAATCCAATATCAATGTGTTGAGCCAACAACTTGGTTCATACGTTAAAGACACTATTCCTGGACAAAACATCGTTGTTATCAAAAGACCGGTGTTCGAGATCCAATCGAATGTTGTTAAGTCACTTTCACAGAATCCTCTCGTAGATATCGTTGAACCCAACTACATCTACAGAATCAACAGAGCACCGAACGATCCAATGTTGGGTCAGCTTTGGGGTATGATCAATACGGGTCAACAAGACTCTCAACGTCGCGCAGGTATCGCGGGTGTTGATATCGGAGCGGAACAAGCTTGGGATATCACAACGGGATCTAAAGATGTGATCGTTGCGGTTATCGATACAGGTCTTAACTACAATCATCCAGACTTAAAAGACAACGTTTGGGTGAATGAAGCTGAGTTGAACGGTCAAGCTGGAATCGACGACGATGGAAACGGTATCGTCGACGATATCCACGGTGCCAATTTCGTGAATGCAAATGCTCCAACGGGAAATCCTTTGGACGACCACGGTCACGGTTCACACTGCTCTGGAACAATCGGTGCTACAGGTAACGATGGTAAAGGTATTGTGGGCGTTGCGTGGAATGTTCGTATCATGGGTGTGAAGTTCCTTTCTGCGAGCGGCTCGGGTTCTCTTGATGGCGCTTTGAAAGGTATCGATTACGCAACTAAAATGGGTGCGAAAATCATGTCGAACTCTTGGGGTGGCGGTGGCTACTCTGAAACACTGAAACAAGCGATCGAAAGATCTAATGCAGCAGGCGCTCTTTTCGTAGCAGCCGCTGGTAATGAATCTAATAATAATGATGCGAACCCCACTTACCCTGCGACTTACGACGTTCCAAACGTTCTTTCCGTAGCGGCTGTAGATAACAGAGGCCAAATCGCTTCTTTCTCTAACTACGGAAGAAACAAAGTTCACGTAGGTGCTCCTGGTGTAAATATCGTATCTTCAATCACTGACTCTGCTTACGATTCTTGGTCAGGTACTTCTATGGCGACACCGCACGTGTCGGGTATGGCGGTATTGTTGGCAACAAACGAACCGAACCTAACAAATGTTGAGATGAAAAACAGAATCATCGCAACTTCGAAGCCTGTTGCAGGTCTTCGCGGTAAGGTTAAAGGCGGTATGGCGAATGCCTACGCAATGTTGACGAACACATTGCCTGAGCCAGATCAAAACGATCCAATCAACTGGCAAACAGTTCCAGTAAGCGTTTCTTCTGCTCATCCATACAAAGAAAAAGCAAAAGAAGAATTTGAAGTTCGTGTTCCAGGCGCAAAACAAATCGCTTTGTACTTCTCTAAATTCGACACAGAAAGAGATTACGATAAAGTAGAATTGTTCGACGCTAAAGGAAACAAAGTGGCGACGATCAGCGGTAAAAACGACGACAGCTTCTCAACACCAATCGATGGTGAATACGTGAAAATCGTTTTCACATCTGATGACTCTGTAAACCGTTACGGTTTCGACATCACAAAAGCTGCTTGGAAGTAA
- a CDS encoding succinate dehydrogenase/fumarate reductase iron-sulfur subunit, giving the protein MAGKTLNLTLKVWRQKGPKDQGGFVELQAKNVSEDASFLEMLDAVNEELVSKGDEPIAFDHDCREGICGACGFVIDGEAHGPMKSTTVCQLHMRNFTDGATLTIEPFRAQAFPVIKDLMVNRSAFDRIISSGGYISQNTGNAVDANAILVPKADADEAMSSATCIGCGACVAACKNASAALFTSAKISHMALLPQGQVERKERALRMVAAMDAEGFGACTTTGACEAACPKDIQLTNISRMNREFFVANATKRPKHSDGGAG; this is encoded by the coding sequence ATGGCTGGAAAAACACTGAATTTGACATTGAAAGTATGGAGACAAAAAGGTCCTAAAGACCAAGGTGGCTTCGTTGAATTGCAAGCGAAGAACGTTTCTGAAGACGCTTCTTTCTTGGAGATGCTCGATGCTGTGAACGAAGAGCTTGTTTCTAAAGGCGACGAGCCGATCGCGTTTGACCATGACTGCCGTGAAGGTATTTGTGGTGCTTGCGGATTCGTTATCGATGGCGAAGCTCACGGTCCAATGAAATCTACAACTGTCTGCCAGTTGCATATGAGAAACTTCACGGACGGCGCGACTTTGACGATCGAACCTTTCCGCGCACAAGCTTTCCCTGTAATTAAAGACTTGATGGTGAACCGCTCAGCGTTTGACCGTATTATTTCTTCAGGTGGATATATTTCTCAGAACACAGGCAATGCTGTTGACGCCAATGCGATTCTTGTTCCAAAGGCAGACGCTGACGAAGCGATGTCTTCTGCAACTTGTATCGGTTGTGGCGCGTGCGTAGCGGCTTGTAAAAATGCTTCTGCAGCTTTGTTTACATCTGCAAAAATCTCTCACATGGCTCTTCTTCCGCAAGGCCAAGTTGAAAGAAAAGAGCGCGCGTTGCGCATGGTTGCAGCGATGGACGCTGAAGGTTTCGGCGCTTGTACAACAACAGGTGCGTGTGAGGCGGCTTGTCCTAAAGACATCCAGCTTACAAACATCTCTCGCATGAACCGCGAATTCTTCGTGGCCAACGCAACAAAACGTCCGAAACATTCGGATGGCGGCGCAGGCTAA
- a CDS encoding fumarate reductase/succinate dehydrogenase flavoprotein subunit: MANKLDSKIPSGPIESKWEKSKFDYKLVNPANKRKHSIIVVGTGLAGASAAASLGELGYKVKAFCVHESPRRAHSVAAQGGINAAKNYQNDGDSTYRLFYDTVKGGDFRAREANVYRLAEVSANIIDQMVAQGVPFAREYGGTLANRSFGGAQVSRTFYARGQTGQQLLLGAYSEMMRQVDAGNVELRYRREMLDLVIIDGKARGIIVRNLLTGEIESYEADAVVIASGGYSNVFFLSTNAMACAVTAAWKAHKRGAYFANPCYTQIHPTCIPVHGENQSKLTLMSESLRNDGRVWVPKAVGDKRHPNDIPESERDYYLERVYPSFGNLAPRDVASRQAKYRCDEGRGVNESGKAVYLDFADAIKRLGEDKISERYGNLFEMYDKITGQNPYKQPMMIYPAPHYTMGGLWVDYNLESTIPGLFVAGEANFSDHGANRLGASALMQGLADGYFVLPYTLGNYLGGTKLEKVSTSNDAFKAAEDGVRKEISKLMGIKGNRTVDSFHKELGHIMWEYCGMGRNEAGLKKALQEIPKLREEFWQNVRIPGDANYLNVELEKAGRVADFLELGELMCRDALERQESCGGHFREEYQVDGEAKRDDANFCHVAAWEYTGENKASIRHKEELVFENVHLATRSYK; this comes from the coding sequence ATGGCTAACAAATTAGATAGCAAAATTCCTAGTGGACCTATCGAATCTAAATGGGAAAAGTCGAAGTTTGATTACAAACTCGTCAATCCTGCGAACAAAAGAAAACACTCCATCATCGTTGTAGGTACCGGTCTTGCTGGTGCCTCTGCAGCGGCTTCTTTGGGTGAGCTTGGTTATAAAGTTAAAGCTTTTTGCGTGCATGAATCTCCTCGCCGTGCTCACTCCGTAGCTGCGCAAGGTGGTATTAATGCCGCGAAAAACTATCAAAATGATGGTGACTCTACTTACCGTCTTTTCTACGACACAGTTAAAGGCGGAGACTTCCGTGCACGTGAAGCCAACGTTTACCGTCTAGCTGAAGTGTCTGCGAACATCATCGATCAAATGGTCGCGCAAGGTGTTCCGTTTGCGCGTGAATACGGCGGAACTTTGGCGAACCGCTCATTCGGTGGCGCGCAAGTTTCCCGTACTTTCTATGCTCGCGGGCAAACTGGTCAGCAATTGTTGTTGGGCGCTTACTCTGAAATGATGAGGCAAGTTGACGCCGGCAACGTGGAGCTTCGCTACCGTCGTGAAATGTTGGATCTTGTGATCATCGACGGAAAAGCGCGCGGTATTATCGTAAGAAATCTTCTTACGGGTGAGATCGAATCTTACGAAGCAGATGCTGTTGTTATCGCGAGTGGCGGATACTCTAACGTTTTCTTCCTCTCGACAAATGCGATGGCTTGTGCGGTGACGGCGGCGTGGAAGGCGCACAAACGTGGCGCTTACTTTGCAAACCCTTGTTACACACAAATCCACCCTACGTGCATTCCCGTTCATGGAGAAAATCAGTCTAAATTGACTTTGATGTCTGAATCTCTGCGCAACGACGGTCGCGTGTGGGTTCCAAAAGCTGTTGGCGACAAACGTCATCCTAACGATATTCCTGAAAGCGAACGCGATTACTATCTTGAGCGCGTGTATCCTTCATTCGGTAACTTGGCTCCACGTGACGTGGCTTCTCGTCAAGCGAAGTATCGCTGTGATGAAGGCCGCGGTGTAAATGAATCAGGTAAAGCCGTTTACCTTGATTTCGCAGACGCTATCAAACGTTTGGGCGAAGACAAGATTTCTGAGAGATACGGAAACTTGTTCGAAATGTACGACAAAATCACGGGTCAAAATCCGTACAAACAACCGATGATGATCTACCCGGCTCCGCACTACACAATGGGTGGCTTGTGGGTCGATTACAACTTGGAATCCACGATTCCAGGTCTTTTCGTTGCGGGTGAAGCGAACTTCTCTGACCACGGTGCGAACCGCTTGGGAGCTTCGGCCTTGATGCAAGGTTTGGCGGACGGTTACTTCGTTCTTCCATACACTTTGGGTAATTACCTTGGCGGAACGAAGCTTGAGAAAGTTTCTACATCGAATGACGCCTTTAAAGCGGCGGAAGACGGTGTAAGAAAAGAAATTTCGAAACTTATGGGTATTAAAGGAAACCGCACAGTTGACAGCTTCCATAAAGAGCTTGGTCACATTATGTGGGAATACTGCGGAATGGGTCGTAACGAAGCGGGCCTTAAAAAAGCTCTTCAAGAGATTCCAAAACTTCGCGAAGAATTCTGGCAAAACGTGCGCATCCCTGGTGATGCAAATTATCTCAATGTTGAGCTTGAAAAAGCCGGGCGTGTTGCCGACTTCTTGGAGCTTGGCGAGTTGATGTGCCGTGATGCTTTGGAGCGCCAAGAGTCCTGTGGTGGTCACTTCCGTGAAGAATATCAAGTCGATGGCGAAGCAAAACGTGACGATGCGAATTTCTGTCACGTGGCTGCGTGGGAATACACGGGTGAAAACAAAGCATCCATTCGCCACAAAGAAGAACTTGTTTTCGAAAACGTACATCTAGCAACTCGTAGCTACAAATAA
- a CDS encoding succinate dehydrogenase cytochrome b subunit produces MSGFLGSTVGKKYIMGISGLVWAGFVLAHMAGNLLIFVSHDAYNAYGHAITSGNLLYVAEAILLLALFTHVYMAFSLTAQNRAAKSSRYAVSAKGQKRVSLASRTMAIQGSLILVFVILHLITFKYGTHYETNVNGVVMRDLARLMAEVFQQPGYVIWYVIALILLGFHLSHGVGSSFQSLGLMEGTYRGLWKKLSYAYGIIVALGFIAQPLYLFVFAH; encoded by the coding sequence ATGTCTGGATTTCTCGGTTCAACCGTCGGGAAAAAATACATAATGGGAATCTCTGGTCTTGTATGGGCAGGTTTCGTACTCGCTCACATGGCCGGAAATCTGTTAATCTTCGTCAGTCACGATGCTTACAATGCTTACGGACACGCGATCACGAGTGGCAATTTACTTTACGTTGCTGAAGCGATTTTGCTTTTGGCTTTGTTCACTCACGTCTACATGGCGTTTTCGCTGACGGCGCAAAATAGAGCCGCGAAGTCGTCTCGTTATGCAGTCTCGGCAAAAGGACAAAAGCGTGTGAGTCTTGCGTCCCGCACGATGGCCATTCAGGGCTCATTGATTCTTGTATTTGTGATCTTGCACTTAATTACGTTCAAGTACGGAACGCATTATGAAACGAACGTGAACGGCGTTGTGATGCGCGATCTTGCGCGCTTGATGGCAGAGGTCTTCCAACAGCCTGGTTACGTGATCTGGTATGTTATCGCTCTTATTCTTCTTGGTTTCCACTTAAGTCATGGTGTCGGCTCTTCTTTCCAATCGCTTGGTTTGATGGAAGGCACTTACCGTGGACTTTGGAAAAAACTGAGCTACGCATACGGTATTATCGTTGCTTTGGGTTTTATCGCTCAACCACTTTACCTCTTCGTGTTTGCGCACTAA
- a CDS encoding electron transfer flavoprotein subunit beta/FixA family protein, translating to MKIFVCIKQVPDTETKIKITPDQNGIDTAGIKWVLNPYDEFAVEEANKLRDANPGSQVWVLSVGPKARVVESLRTALAMGADEAIVVNAENVDNFSTAKALAEVIKAEGGAKVIFSGKLAIDDNASSVSQMLAEFLNVPHTTVVSKFAFNGENVVVERDVEGGAKEVVQMMTPAVVAANKGLNMPRYASLPGIMKAKKKVIKEVEFSSLNIPASDIKVKYSGFTLPAEKPAVKMISGDASAQASELVKLLRDEAKVL from the coding sequence ATGAAGATTTTTGTGTGTATCAAGCAGGTGCCCGACACCGAAACAAAGATTAAAATCACTCCCGACCAAAACGGAATCGACACGGCGGGAATTAAATGGGTTTTGAACCCTTACGACGAATTTGCCGTTGAAGAAGCTAACAAGCTTCGCGATGCAAATCCTGGTTCCCAAGTATGGGTGTTGAGCGTTGGACCTAAGGCGCGTGTTGTAGAATCTCTTCGTACGGCTTTGGCTATGGGCGCTGATGAGGCGATCGTAGTAAATGCTGAAAATGTAGACAATTTCTCCACAGCAAAAGCTTTGGCAGAGGTTATCAAAGCTGAAGGCGGCGCTAAGGTTATCTTCTCTGGTAAACTCGCGATTGACGACAACGCTTCATCTGTAAGCCAAATGCTTGCTGAGTTTTTGAATGTTCCTCACACGACAGTTGTTTCTAAATTTGCTTTCAATGGCGAAAACGTTGTTGTTGAGCGCGATGTTGAAGGCGGAGCAAAAGAAGTTGTGCAAATGATGACTCCGGCGGTTGTAGCTGCGAACAAAGGTCTTAATATGCCTCGTTATGCAAGCTTGCCTGGTATCATGAAGGCGAAAAAGAAAGTGATCAAAGAGGTTGAATTCTCTTCTTTGAACATTCCTGCAAGCGACATCAAAGTTAAATACTCCGGCTTCACTCTTCCTGCTGAAAAACCTGCAGTGAAAATGATCTCTGGCGATGCTTCAGCGCAAGCATCTGAACTCGTAAAACTTCTTCGCGACGAAGCGAAAGTTTTGTAA